A window of Ficedula albicollis isolate OC2 chromosome 15, FicAlb1.5, whole genome shotgun sequence genomic DNA:
AGTCAAATCACAACTCCTATAGGATGGTAAAGATTGTTACACCAgttcttttgtttcttcccttGAATGGGAATGAGTTCAGATATTTGTATTAATTGCTTTTTGATCGATGGCAATGGAAAAGAATCTGGCTTGGATATGTAGAAACTAGTAATAGGAGTATGCTGAAATGTAAGCAAGTTTGAGTATGTTGAACAAGTAATAGTCCTAACTTTCCTCTTTTAAGTCAGTACAGTTGGTTACTGCTTTAAAATTGCCTTTGTGATCAATAGGAAGAACATGATCTGTAGCTGAGTAATTGTAAATTCttgtaataatttttcagtgttagaGCTCGTGTTACTTGTGAACAGTGGCTCAGATGCCAGGATCTGAAATGAATGAGCCTAAGACAGAACAAGCCATGAGTGATTTGTGTTTGTCTTCCAGAGCTGGCTCAGGAGTTTCACCGAAGCCAGACGCTCCGGAGGTTCTTCTCTGATTGGCAGCTGTCATGGGAGTGCAGGAGAAGAGTGCATGCTCACCAAAGGGACCTGGAAAACCAAGCAGCAAGGATTGCCTTGTGGAGAGTCTTTGCACACTGGAAGCATTGTATCCAATCTGTGTTTAATCCCTAGCAAAGACAAGTTAGAAGCATTCCCACAGGGAGAGGATCCAGTTATTGAGCAGAAATGTTGTGCAGTGGTGTAAGTGACAGCAAACATGTTGTCATTAGATAGGTGTGTGTAATGCCATACTAACAATTCATTAAACTGTTGTAATTACAGTATATTAGCAGCTGTATAAGAGTATATTAGAGCCTGCAGAAGATAATTTATGGTTGTTACTTAAGAGTGAATCAGAAAGATATTGTGATAAGCCAGCAAAATCTAAAAGTTTGACTGTAGTCAAAACTTCTGCTGGAAGTGAAGTGCTGGGCATTCAAACATTGAAGCAAATTTAGATGGAGATGTAGTGCCCCCCTGTGGGAGAAGGTTGTTTCTGTGTAAAAGCTACTTTAACTCGGTGACAGATGTTGTGCTGTGTGTGGAAGAGGCTCGGCAGTGTGAGCTGGCTGAAAAGCACTACAAGTGTCACCTGTTGGTAAGAGCACTGTTACATGCCAGGTGGGAGGGGCTGTGGagtgtccctgtgacactgagAGTGGTGTGTGGTTGTTAAGTGGGAGACATACAAGATTTCTAAATTTCAATTATTCTGGAATCTGCCAGTTGAATCCAAATGGGCAAACTGGTGAAGTGGATTCATCTTGAGGGTTTTGGGTTACTTGCTCCCCTGGCTATTCCACCATGAGATtatcttctccctttttttttttttcttatgctgtTTGCTAcaagtattattttttcttctctgcagtaATCTGTGCATGCTGCTTTTCACATGAGACTAAAGACAGCTTGCTTCATGTGCAAGTAGTtgaatgttttggggttttgtttagattttatgggcttttttaaaggaaaaaaataaatccctgaaGGCTGTCTGAAAGGTGGGCACAAGCAAGACTCCAACTTTTTGGAACTGAGCTGTTTTCAAGGTTGGATCTTTACTGGTCATTAAAAGAGTACCAATAAACATAAGTGATTATAAGAGCAGGATGATTAGTGATTTGAAGTAGGATGCTCTCATAATGCTATTTACCATGCTCTACCCCCACTCAAGGGATTCTAGGTCAGTTCTACATTACCTGATTTGGATTACAAATTAAAGTTGTGTTTATTTCTCGTTGTTACAGGAACTTGGCCTTAAGGGTCTTCGGCAGAATGTCCTGGACACTCGTGCTCAGCGAATGAGGACAAATCTGTCATCCCGTCAGCACCGAGTTACAGTGAGTTTGTCTTTGGTTCTTGTGTCAGTCTTGAGCTGTCCTATTGACTTCCACTCTCATCTACAAAGtacttttttattgctttgttcTTAAATACTAATAGCCACAGAAAACCCTTGTGAGTCAACTGCCACTCTTAGATATGTTTAGTTTTTCGTTTCCCTGTGTTTGTGgtggattttttctttcaccagAAAAGCTTGTAGGAAGTTACAAAGTTATGAAGCAGTTCAGGAGGCAACCACTGCAGTATGCAGTTTCATTAGGActttaataatttctttgcattcTTCTCCTCACTTGATATctttggggggttttgtgtctttcttgttttatttcaggttCTGCAGAAGTACTGGAACCGTTGGAAGTCCCGtttggaagagaaggaggaagaacagcagcaggcCTTAACATCAGTAGCTCATGCCCGTTATAGGTATGCAGACAAATATTAATACAAATTTGTACAAATGTGGATTCTGTGGGCCCTTGGCTCTCTTTAAAGTATGGTAATACCTTTAGGGGCTTGACTTGATGGCAATTGCTCTGACATTTTCTGTGAGCAATGAACAATTTACATGTCTTGCTTTTCTGTGGAATGTAAGAAGGAGGTTGCTTAAGCCTAGCTCTGAGGTTCATTTAGTCAGCTGACATTCATAAAATCAATATGTTTATGGAAGGAATTCTCTTCTGTGCTGACAATTGTCCCTTTGTGCTTGCCAGGAGGATGTTGATGAGACAGGTATTTGACATATGGCTGCTGAAGGTCTGTAAGCTGCAAGAATATCGAATGGGAGAGAAGAAGGTAAATGTAACTCTTGTCCCTTGGTTTGGAAATAGAGGAGATGATTTCACAGTCACTGTCTGTGAATATGAGTTAGCATGAGATGGATTTGGCTGTTGTAAATTCACTTTTTCTTGGTGAGGGATCAAGACAGGGGAAACAGATTACAACCAGTATTTACTGGTCACCTTTTTTAAGTTAACCAGTTTGTTATAATAGAATCAAATTATTATTAGAGAATTGCTATTCACATAGTTCATTTATTCTCTCACCCTGtaaatgtgtgtgtgctctCTATCTCTCACAGTCTCATAGTTACTTtgttgaaataataataataatactaaatGGCCAACCCCAGTCTATTTAAGAATTGCAGGGTTGTACTGAGAAATTAGCTGTTTCTAGGTAGGTGTTCATAAAGTTCTTTACAGGACCCTTCATTTTCTAAGGGGGAATGTGTGTgtagatatatatgtatatagtcCTGGAGTCTTTACATGTAGCAGCCACTGTGGCCTTTATGTGGTCTTTTACACCACTTGAAGTTGACAGTGGCACATGGGGGTGTCTTTGTGCAGATATGGGTCACCCTTGGTGGTGGGAGATTGTCAGTTCTTATACATTCAACAAGTTTCTGGAACTTACTGGTTCTTAGGAGTCCTTCCCATGCTGTTTATCAGCTtgtgcttttcctctctttggCCTGCTGTTTTTTGGTAGCAGCTCCTCCATCCACATGCACACAGGTCCCTGCAGAGCACATTACATAACCTCACTGTAAAGGGGCTTTGGTGGTATGTCCATTGCTGTTCAGcatcagaaaagcaaacattgGAGGGTTCTATGAATGTCACCTCTGAGGAGTTGTCTCCTGTTGTTTGtagctgcctgtgctgtgcattcATTGCCACTTTCCCTCCATTGCAGGCTGTCCTTCATttccagaggcagctcctgcactgctcttGGTGCTGCTGGCGTAGAAGAGCAGCTGCACGtttggaggagcagctgggcttgGTTCGTGCAGGAGATCACTACAGTAACCAGCTGCTGCTAAAGGCCTTCTGTCTGTGGAAGCAAAAGAGTCAGGAGAGACAAACAgagtaagaatttttttcaaacataGAATGATTTGGATTGGCCGTGTGGCAGCCTACTTTGGACAAACAGCATTTAATCCACAATGGTGCTCACttcttttttgtgctttggagCCTACTAAGTTGTCTTTCAATAAGTGAATTGCTGAAAATAACAAGTATGGACTCAAGTCTGTGTTAGAATTGTCCAGTAACATGGATTGCATTGTAggacaaataattatttttcttataggAGGCTCAAGGAGACAGAAGCTTTAAGATTTCGCTATTCAAAGTGTCTGCTACAGGCTTGGAACAAGTGGAGAGAGGTGAGAGAGTTAACAGATGGGGAAGAGCATGAAGTCTTTCTGTTATGTTTGAATTGTTTGTACCCATATGGCTAGAAGTTGAATTGTTTATTTTAAGCACTAATCATTCCTAAGCTCTCCTCCCTTTTCATGTGGATAAAACCAGTTTGATGTGGGTGGAACAGGAGCTGTGTAGGGAAGAGAGGAGTTCTTTTtgttcatatatattttttgtttgtatatGGTGAGAATAGGAATATGGTTTAGATATTCTTTTTGTTCATATATCTTTTTTGTTCGTATATGGTGAGAATAGGAATATGGTTTAGATGTATCTGGCAATGTAACCAGAGTGATTGTGATGAAGTTGTCCCTACCCAGTACTTGGTGTGTCCTTCTCAAAACTTAAGTTAGAAGTTTGCAGCCAGGCATTTGTATATGGCCTGTATTTGTGTTACAGGTTGTAGCAAACACTCTCACAGAGTACTTTACTTTCATGGTGGTCTTTTCCTTACCATGATACCAGGTACTAGATGTGCCTTGCAGCATGTCTTGAGAATCTATGAGAAATTTTATGTTTGAAGCTGTGATGTTGGTGCAGACCTGTTGAGTGGTTTCCATCAGTCTTCAAGAGGATTCCTACAAAGGGCAGACAAAAAAGCACCTCAACCAGGCCTTTGGGGGACATAGCAGAGTGCAGCACCAGTTTGAGTGAAAAGCTGTTACAGCATGGTGAAGGATTGATTTTTCTCCAGAGACTGAAAATggttcttttccctcctctctctgccaTTACTTGTGTACAATCATGTGTACAtatcttttgggttttttttccatttcctccttCTAGTACGTGGGACATCAGCGTGAGAAATGGAGGAAGTTGGTGCAAGCAGACCTGCACTATCAACATGTGTTGATGGGCAAGACCTTGGCAGCTTGGAAGGTAGGACGGAACAGCCTTTTTGAGGCACTTGTCTGTATGTGCTGGAGTGTTTCAGTGAGAGCTGAAGAGCTCTCACACTGTTTCACTGGAGGCACATACACACCATGTGTGCAAGGTAGAAAGGAGGCTCTTGTATGTAGGGCTGTATGAGCTCTGGCATTGCTTTTTGGAGCAGAAGAATCAAGGTAGTCTTGTAGCACTGGTGAATGGTGTATCACAGCTAGCATTAACTATTGTGTTGTCACAGCAAAGCAGCATTTGATTTCAGtggctgtattttttcccctgtactTTACTGCCAGTGCTACTTAAGAGTTAGATGCTAGTAAGAGTTTCTGGATGTTTCCTCTCCTCAAAGTGTTAATCTACCTCtcaatactattttttttttcagctttaccAACAAAACATACAGTGCATTCTGTATCAAGTAGCTGAGAAGGAGAAACAGCACACTCAACTGCTGCTGCGGTGAGCCTCTTCCTAGACAGCATGAGAGGACTGGCTGCACTGCAGTCAAATTCATTCCTTTCTTTCACCTCCACTTTTGTAACTTTTTGAATGTTGGGTACTGGGAGTTGACTCTGGCATGCATTGCTGTTTCTTTGCATGCAGGTCATTTAGTTAAAAGAAATCAACCTCTTCTTGTTTGCTCTCTGTTTtgcttgaatatttttaaatctctgtttaGTCCTGCAAGAGTCATCAGACAGCAAACTGCATCATTCCCTGTCTGTATGGTATTAAAGCAGCCTGGAAGATGCAGAGCCTTTCTTGCATTACAGTGAGGAGGGTGATTAAAGATATTATCACATTGCATTGGTTGTAGTTACTTTAGTTTAAATTACCTTATTTGTTTTAATGCTATGCAGCTTGAATCACTTTCAGGGCCTGATTGGctcagctgaagctgctggatTTCAGAGTGTGTTCTGTTTTGCACTGCCTTCTCTTCAGCAGAGACTTGAAGGGGCAGAAGTTGATTTGCACCACTGAGTTTATAGATGCAGCTGGTTTTGGTTTCCAGTGTGAGTAGGAAAGTGCCAAATGAACAAGTGAGAATCATTCTTAATAGGTTTGTTTTAActtttgtgtgtatttttgcCTTCAGACAGGTGCTGTGTACATGGAGAGAAAATGTCCTTGCTCTTATACGTGAATCTAAGGCAACTACTCGGGCAGATGAGCACTACAGGAGAGCAATCCTGTCAAAGGTAGGATCTATACAGCAGGTGCCACGGTCTCAGTACAGGTGCTGGTTCAGGCAGAGGTCAGGTAATGCAATTAGAAGGACCAATAACATAAATCAAAGAGCCCCTACTAAGAGAGATCTGCAAAGTGTCATCTTGTTTTTACAGGTGTCTCTGTGAGCTCATGGTTTTTTATCTTCCTTCTTCTCATTCCTTAGAAGGAAGGGATAACCAAGAGCATGTTATAGCATAGTAATATTGGTGAcgtggggcagggaggggatggatgaAGGAGaagaatgctttgaaaaatgccAAGGGGACCCTCTGAAATACTTCTGTATTTTGTAGGAAATTCTTACTGTCTGCTGAGGCTTATGTGAAAAATGAGGTGGAAATGGTTATGTTACCAGTGATAGGGGGAGTATATTGTATCCCCTTCCATTGCAGTGCCAGTCTGTGTCCCATCTCCTGTTTGCATTTTATCCTtaggtgctgctgcagtggcgAGACACTGCCTGGCTACGAGCGTGTCACCGCCATCTGAAGGtgacagctgtgctggaagccAGAAAACATTTGGATTTAGGTGAGCTGATGTAGATGTTGAACTCTCAGAAATCCTCATTGTCTGTGAATGAGCCAAGGGCAGTGTGTTGTGTCATCTGTACAGATGAAGTGACTGGATGGTCTGTTGGCTTACAAAGGATGTCCCCACAGAATGGAGAGTGAGTTGGGACTCCACTGATCTGCTGAATGCTGCTTGTGTtacttttgtttctctgtttgttCTTTGTACTATGTAACGGATGGTAACACTTCCTTCCTCAAAGGAATTTTCCATTACTAATTTGAGAACCTCAGACACCTCTTTTGAGGGCAGTGCAAGTAATCTTAGCAATTACTGCTTCAGTCTTTCTCTAGTAATTCATACTGAAAGACCCTCAAACTCTGCAAGTATTTCATGGTACCATGGTATATTCTTGACACGGGGACTCTGAAGCACAGAGGTCTTTCCTAAAGGTTATAAAGAATGTGAGGGCCAGCAGGGAAGACTTGTAAGTCACAGCTCCCTGTTATGTGAAGTGTTTCACAGTTCTTCTTATACTGAATACTGTCAGTGCTGAGCATTTTCCAGGTTAAGTATTGCTGAAACAGTTGGGAAGAGTAGCTCATCACTTGATACTCTGAGATTAATAGTCTCCTTTTGGTATGTGAGTTAATTTCCCCTAATAGTGCATTTACAGAGCCTGTTTCTTCACTGGAAAGAATTAATGAGGGAGTCTCTGATGCTGAGGGCTCAGTaccacagggcagcacagcaccatcagcagcacctgctccagAAATACCtagtgaaatggaaaaattattatCAGCAGTGCCTTGGGAAAAAGGTGAGAAGGATCAGCAACCTCCCCAGCCTCAGAAGTAACTCTCCAGAAGTTACTGTTGTGGGGGAACACACTGTATTCCCTGGTGAAGGGAATGGCAGTGTGGGCTGAGGAGAAGCATAGCAGCTTTGTGTACTGGGGAGGAAGAAGCATGGCTGTGTCTTGGCTGAAGAAACTGATAGAAGTAACACACTTAACAAGTCAACCTGAGCTTACTGTGAATGAAATTTTTGCTGGTCTCGTAGATGTCTGCACATGGGGTTACGCTGTAGGGCACTTGGGTATCAAGGGTGGCCTCAACAGAGCAAAGGGAGGGTGATAAAGGCTGTTTGCTAGCTGTTCTAATTTGGCTCAGATAAATGGAGTTTGTCTGCAAGTGACTCTCTGTTTTGGTTGccttgcagctgctgcagagaaggggAGATGAACTAATGACTCACAGACTTTGCTCTGCTTCCTTCTATTGCTGGAAAACTCGGGTAAGGAGTTTTCCTCTGGGTAGACACCTAGCTCCTTGCTAGTcattctcccttctccttcatgCTCTTTTTATACAAGGAcaagaaaactttatttaaacattttcaggattttttggtTCAGCTAACACAAGAGACAACTTGCCATAGGTGGGGTGAACTGAGtgggtttttcttctctggctCTACCATCACTTCCTCCTTGCTTGGTGCTTTGGCTGGTGTTCCTGGTGTTGGCTATGTGAGCTCCTAACCTGGTTGCTGtgcatttttccccctaataGCTGTTGCAGCAGCAATGGGAAAAGCGGAAGACAGTGCAAGCGTTGTGGCACTGGTCCCTTTCAGTGCAGAGAAAGGtaaggggctgtgcagggcaggggcaggcaaGGGAGTTAGCAGATGTGCAGATTTGACTGCAGTCAGCAGACTGCACACTGAATGtctgtttcctttcctctttggGGTGCTGTATGTTattttgggatgctggaaaactccccaaaaattcttcactgattaaaaaatatgcacattttCCCCCATCTGGCCTCAGCTGACTTAAATCTCTGTCCCTTGGTCATTGTGGCAGTGTCCTGCTGTTGCTGTAGCTCTGCCTATTCCTATCCAGTGGAAGGGAGAGTGTTGCTGTCTGCAGGGGAAGTCCCTGGCCTGGAGCCTGTCTGTATAATACAGCTCTCATTGTTCCTGTTGTAGGTATTTGATGCTTGGCTGAGTTTTGCcaaggggcagcaggagaagaaagaTGGCATTGAAAAAGTCACAGGAGTTCACTACACAACTCCTTTGAGAGAAGGTGCAACCTGTGCCTTGAGAAACACTGCTGGCATCAAAGAGCTTCAGGgacagctccatccccagcaccagctggagGTGAAAGAGTGATTGCTCAGATATATATTCAGAACTGGGCTGCTCtggtctctgctctgtgtgttggatgtgtgtttgtgtgtatgtgcatgtatGTATCTTGAAGCTCTACATCCCAGCTGTTGTTTAGATCCTACGTACACTTCTTTCTCTGGTTCAAGGCATTTCATTCAGCTGAGACTAGAGGACTTCAGACTCATTTGGAACCTTTCCTaatgaaactattttaaaactGGCCAATTTCTGCCATACACAATACTCCTGATTGAAACCTTTGCATGTAGGTCAGGTCTCTAAATTCTGTGCTGGAATGAAGCATTAGAGACTACATCTGATCTTGTCTTAGCTTTAGCACTGCTTATACCTTCATATGTTGGCTTGTGTCGCTTCTGCCTTTGAGTATCAATCCAGCCCTGCATGTTAAAAGGATGCCTGCATTGACTGCTCTCTTCCTGCTTctgggcagcattcccagctcttttCCAGGTTTTCAGGATACCAGTTGTTCCATTTGCTAATGTGCAGCTTGCCTTGGTGCAGAAGTACTTGGTTGATTTTCCTCACCCAAATGTTACCACAGTGGAGCTCTTGATTTATTTTAGAGAGCTGGTATGGCTTTGAGGACATCAGAAATCTTAGTTCCTTCTCTGTAGGTGATGTGGTACTTCCTGCTCTCAGCCATCAGATGCTCTGCTATTCTTTGTGCTGGCAGGCAGCCTGCAGTCTTTACCAGACAGGGTATTGTTGTGCCATGCTGTGGAAACAGAAGGCTCTCTCCCAGAAATTAAataagcctttttcttttttgctacCTCTGAAGAAGCAGCTGACATTTAAAAGGCCTGATGTCAGTCCTGAGAAAAGAGAACATTCATCAGAGGAAGAGCCATGGCCTTCAAAATGCAGACATCTACCACTTCACCCTGCTGAGGGGGGCTCAGTTCTCCATGGCCTGTGAGTGTGAATTTCCAGTCCTCTCCCATTTCTCTGGCATATAAGTAACTTTACATATATGTAATCTCTCTACACGTGTCATTTTTGTGTTCCCAAGTTTTCTCATTGATGGCTTAGTTCCATGCATTCTCCTTAACTCTGAATCGTGTGGCTAGTGGTACAGAGTtacacaggagctgctgtgtaaTGCAAGCACAGCCCACACATAGTGAAGGTATTTGTGACTGTACTTGCCAGTGACAGGTAGAACCAGCTCAGCTATAGACCTTCCACTTTGTGTTTCTCAGGGTAGAACTGAATTTATGGAGCATTGTCCATTTGTCATGGGAACAGTTACATAGAGAAACAATGAAAGATACTTTTGATGGGACTTGGGCCATTGGGAGAGCTTATCTTGTCCAAGTGACCTAGTGTCACTGaagctcttatttttttcactgaagtcaTCTGATAAAATGATTAACATCAATATCCTGGTATTCAGGAACTGAAATTTCTTCttgcctctttcttttccctggggAAGGTATTCCTTAAAAAATTCCTATTGATCATGGGGCAGTTGCAAGGAATAATTGTTTATGAAGCTTCTCACTTCAAGACAGCAGCCCTACAGGGAAGTAAGATGTAACTTCACGTTGCTTTAGGCAAATATATGCTGCCAAAACAAGAGTTTCTGCCCTGTTAAGTTGTCTCACTTCCACCATTCTTTGTGTCAGCACAACCATTCACATGGTGAACTAGATCCTCACATTAATACAGTTGAAATGTAATCTTTAAGAATTGTGATTGCATGCCAGGAGAATGTTGCAGAGCAGGGATGAATGATGAAACAGGGCTGTTTCTTTAGCCAGCTGATGCCAATAATCAGAAGTCTGGGGTattctttgttctgtttttcttttctgaaatgccaTTCAATGAGCCAGGTTACTACCAGAGAAGCCTGATTTCCGTCTGGAATCTCTAGAaagcaaggagctgctgggacctGCTTTTACTAGatagaaaatctgattttgaaagtaaagaaaaaagggtGAGTTAGTAGAGCATAGTAGAGCAGCTAATTGGAGAACTGTATGCAAGGGAATGACAGCTAATTGGAGAGCTGTATGCAAGGGAATGACAAGAGACTCCCCTTGTTTGCACTGACTGCAAAGGACAAGACCCACAGGTTGCAATTTATAGTGACCTTATCCTTCTTCCTGTACAGGTCAGAGGTGCCCTTTGAGCTAACATCTGTGAATAAGTGTCCTGCACAGACTGGGAACTTAATGCTGACACCTCACGTGGAAGAAAGTACCTGTAAATGTCTGTCTCAGATGGGTAGTGCTGCTCATTCCCATCTGTTTTTCACTTGTGCTTCTCTCCCCCTGTGGACACAGGACATGCACCGAGCTAGGCAGGGGCCAGAGCTGTGGTCTCCTGCATCTTTCATGTCCCAAATGAAAGCTGACTCAGAACAGGTGAGTGAAACGCTGAAGGAACAATTACAGTGTGTACTGGGCTGCTGTCAGTAGGCCCATTGCTTATTGCTGAGTTTTCTTGTGGTTCTTCTGAACCACCCACCTaaatatttagctgtttttcacTTGTTCTAGCTGTCATCTTTAAAGCTGACCAAGTGAACTGCCTCTGAATGTCCAATAACTGTTTACCCCTAGTCTGAAGCAACACTCCCACATGTTGTTCTGTATTTCATCCCTTTTTTCTGCTGGTCTTCGTAGCCAGATCTTCTCCTAGCAAGTAATGTGATGGTTCTGCCTCTTCAGAGTTAAGAGCAATTTACAGATTGGcctttttcctgctggttttcgTAGCCAGATCTTCTCCTACAAAGTAATGTGATGGTTCTTCCTCTTCAGAGTTAAGAGCAATTTACAGA
This region includes:
- the SFI1 gene encoding protein SFI1 homolog isoform X3, whose product is MMHGIQQPPEHQVNAAEQSVAPQPATHEFQDIDHDKPGQDGYTPSQRRMLKKFQSRYLARKFFYLWAKMTFGQVLPSKARCFYDQKILQKTFGEWKEQWTVCREKLSLRADNHYRHLLLNLIFKAWRAYVCQQQGRRNKYYVAESHAKKQTLLRTWQHWLLYVDVQGTKHGMQSVALAFRERSCLRLSWAVWRRQHYQKCSGHKMNILALQHWAQSLQFRAWLQWREQYLHTQDEKQKDTRAVTHHQHWELRRCVGAWLGYLNLHRVKKRQNELAQEFHRSQTLRRFFSDWQLSWECRRRVHAHQRDLENQAARIALWRVFAHWKHYVVLCVEEARQCELAEKHYKCHLLELGLKGLRQNVLDTRAQRMRTNLSSRQHRVTVLQKYWNRWKSRLEEKEEEQQQALTSVAHARYRRMLMRQVFDIWLLKVCKLQEYRMGEKKAVLHFQRQLLHCSWCCWRRRAAARLEEQLGLVRAGDHYSNQLLLKAFCLWKQKSQERQTERLKETEALRFRYSKCLLQAWNKWREYVGHQREKWRKLVQADLHYQHVLMGKTLAAWKLYQQNIQCILYQVAEKEKQHTQLLLRQVLCTWRENVLALIRESKATTRADEHYRRAILSKVLLQWRDTAWLRACHRHLKVTAVLEARKHLDLELMRESLMLRAQYHRAAQHHQQHLLQKYLVKWKNYYQQCLGKKLLQRRGDELMTHRLCSASFYCWKTRLLQQQWEKRKTVQALWHWSLSVQRKVFDAWLSFAKGQQEKKDGIEKVTGVHYTTPLREGATCALRNTAGIKELQGQLHPQHQLEKQLTFKRPDVSPEKREHSSEEEPWPSKCRHLPLHPAEGGSVLHGLSEVPFELTSVNKCPAQTGNLMLTPHVEESTCKCLSQMGSAAHSHLFFTCASLPLWTQDMHRARQGPELWSPASFMSQMKADSEQRGGQPVNCHKGAHSQDSEQNSVEKKLQPNLWPHLLSPEDLVGRGSHQTAAEGEKREPSSKEEKLERRVEAELRQIQQQMQYYYSRKQELKYCQQQAQILQQWLEMSKQPGAQDGVQGVQEELGQLQVRISSLTKAQLAERQHVQALLARLRDIQLALDL
- the SFI1 gene encoding protein SFI1 homolog isoform X5 → MMHGIQQPPEHQVNAAEQSVAPQPATHEFQDIDHDKPGQDGYTPSQRRMLKKFQSRYLARKFFYLWAKMTFGQVLPSKARCFYDQKILQKTFGEWKEQWTVCREKLSLRADNHYRHLLLNLIFKAWRAYVCQQQGRRNKYYVAESHAKKQTLLRTWQHWLLYVDVQGTKHGMQSVALAFRERSCLRLSWAVWRRQHYQKCSGHKMNILALQHWAQSLQFRAWLQWREQYLHTQDEKQKDTRAVTHHQHWELRRCVGAWLGYLNLHRVKKRQNELAQEFHRSQTLRRFFSDWQLSWECRRRVHAHQRDLENQAARIALWRVFAHWKHYVVLCVEEARQCELAEKHYKCHLLELGLKGLRQNVLDTRAQRMRTNLSSRQHRVTVLQKYWNRWKSRLEEKEEEQQQALTSVAHARYRRMLMRQVFDIWLLKVCKLQEYRMGEKKAVLHFQRQLLHCSWCCWRRRAAARLEEQLGLVRAGDHYSNQLLLKAFCLWKQKSQERQTERLKETEALRFRYSKCLLQAWNKWREYVGHQREKWRKLVQADLHYQHVLMGKTLAAWKLYQQNIQCILYQVAEKEKQHTQLLLRQVLCTWRENVLALIRESKATTRADEHYRRAILSKVLLQWRDTAWLRACHRHLKVTAVLEARKHLDLVHLQSLFLHWKELMRESLMLRAQYHRAAQHHQQHLLQKYLVKWKNYYQQCLGKKLLQRRGDELMTHRLCSASFYCWKTRLLQQQWEKRKTVQALWHWSLSVQRKVFDAWLSFAKGQQEKKDGIEKVTGVHYTTPLREGATCALRNTAGIKELQGQLHPQHQLEKQLTFKRPDVSPEKREHSSEEEPWPSKCRHLPLHPAEGGSVLHGLSEVPFELTSVNKCPAQTGNLMLTPHVEESTCKCLSQMGSAAHSHLFFTCASLPLWTQDMHRARQGPELWSPASFMSQMKADSEQRGGQPVNCHKGAHSQDSEQNSVEKKLQPNLWPHLLSPEDLVGRGSHQTAD
- the SFI1 gene encoding protein SFI1 homolog isoform X6, with the protein product MQSVALAFRERSCLRLSWAVWRRQHYQKCSGHKMNILALQHWAQSLQFRAWLQWREQYLHTQDEKQKDTRAVTHHQHWELRRCVGAWLGYLNLHRVKKRQNELAQEFHRSQTLRRFFSDWQLSWECRRRVHAHQRDLENQAARIALWRVFAHWKHYVVLCVEEARQCELAEKHYKCHLLELGLKGLRQNVLDTRAQRMRTNLSSRQHRVTVLQKYWNRWKSRLEEKEEEQQQALTSVAHARYRRMLMRQVFDIWLLKVCKLQEYRMGEKKAVLHFQRQLLHCSWCCWRRRAAARLEEQLGLVRAGDHYSNQLLLKAFCLWKQKSQERQTERLKETEALRFRYSKCLLQAWNKWREYVGHQREKWRKLVQADLHYQHVLMGKTLAAWKLYQQNIQCILYQVAEKEKQHTQLLLRQVLCTWRENVLALIRESKATTRADEHYRRAILSKVLLQWRDTAWLRACHRHLKVTAVLEARKHLDLVHLQSLFLHWKELMRESLMLRAQYHRAAQHHQQHLLQKYLVKWKNYYQQCLGKKLLQRRGDELMTHRLCSASFYCWKTRLLQQQWEKRKTVQALWHWSLSVQRKVFDAWLSFAKGQQEKKDGIEKVTGVHYTTPLREGATCALRNTAGIKELQGQLHPQHQLEKQLTFKRPDVSPEKREHSSEEEPWPSKCRHLPLHPAEGGSVLHGLSEVPFELTSVNKCPAQTGNLMLTPHVEESTCKCLSQMGSAAHSHLFFTCASLPLWTQDMHRARQGPELWSPASFMSQMKADSEQRGGQPVNCHKGAHSQDSEQNSVEKKLQPNLWPHLLSPEDLVGRGSHQTAAEGEKREPSSKEEKLERRVEAELRQIQQQMQYYYSRKQELKYCQQQAQILQQWLEMSKQPGAQDGVQGVQEELGQLQVRISSLTKAQLAERQHVQALLARLRDIQLALDL